A genomic window from Solanum stenotomum isolate F172 chromosome 10, ASM1918654v1, whole genome shotgun sequence includes:
- the LOC125841450 gene encoding B2 protein-like — MENNQSSFYQFSDNLRLHTNNLVNLSSNDSIWSSNYVSKRPEERRNFDIRVGGMINSVSSLNPSKNLNSDYNLFSNDGWKIADMAAAAAAGGGSAVKGGGGVGLNGGFNKGVYTNPMNFNNFVVNSKGVNNNKRNGKNGIFEDDYGFVNKFGKKNNKINRESNRDLGANNNSSENKKFKTLPASESLPKNETVGGYIFVCNNDTMHENLKRELFGLPPRYRDSVRQITPGLPLFLYNYSTHQLHGIFEAASFGGSNIDPTAWEDKKNAGESRFPAQVRVVTRKICEPLEEDSFRPILHHYDGPKFRLELNIPEALSLLDIFAEKNILNSLLN; from the exons atggaGAACAATCAGTCATCTTTCTACCAATTCAGTGATAATCTTCGTTTACATACAAACAACTTAGTAAATTTGTCTTCAAATGATTCAATTTGGAGTAGCAATTATGTATCTAAAAGGcctgaagaaagaagaaacttTGATATCAGAGTAGGTGGTATGATTAACTCTGTTAGTTCTTTAAATCcatcaaaaaatttgaattcaGATTACAATCTTTTTAGTAATGATGGTTGGAAGATTGCTGACATGGCGGCGGCGGCGGCAGCTGGTGGTGGCTCAGCCGTGAAAGGTGGTGGTGGGGTTGGTTTAAATGGTGGATTTAATAAAGGGGTTTACACAAACCCTATGAATTTTAACAATTTTGTGGTGAACTCAAAAGGGGTTAATAATAACAAGAGAAATGGGAAAAATGGTATTTTTGAGGATGATTATGGATTTGTGAataaatttggaaagaaaaataacaagatTAATAGAGAGAGTAATAGGGATTTGGGTGCTAATAATAATAGTAGTGAGAATAAGAAGTTCAAGACTTTGCCAGCATCAGAATCTTTACCAAAAAATGAAACTGTTGGTggatatatttttgtttgcaaCAATGATACTATGCATGAAAATCTCAAAAGGGAGCTCTTTG GTTTGCCACCTCGTTACAGGGATTCAGTTCGCCAAATTACACCCGGGTTGCCTCTTTTCCTCTACAACTACTCGACCCACCAGCTTCACGGAATTTTTGAG GCTGCAAGCTTCGGTGGGTCTAACATTGATCCTACGGCTTGGGAGGACAAGAAGAACGCTGGTGAATCGCGCTTTCCTGCTCAG GTGCGTGTTGTGACAAGGAAAATTTGTGAACCACTTGAAGAGGACTCATTCAGGCCAATTCTTCACCATTACGACGGTCCTAAGTTTCGCCTTGAACTAAACATTCCAGAG GCCCTCTCTCTGCTGGACATTTTTGCAGAGAAAAATATACTGAATAGTTTGTTAAATTGA
- the LOC125842194 gene encoding auxin response factor 9-like: MENKGYFNSNQQHQQHNFSAAEVSGENELYQELWRLCAGPLVDVPKNEERVYYFPQGHMEQLEASTNQELNQRIPLFNLQPKILCRVLHIQLLAEQDTDEVYAKIALLPEAEQVEPTSPDPSLPEPPRPKVHFFCKVLTASDTSTHGGFSILRKHANECLPPLDMNQTTPAQELVAKDLHGFEWHFKHIFRGQPRRHLLTTGWSTFVSSKRLVTGDSFVFLRRDKGEVRIGIRRLARQPSSMPQSVISNQSMHLGVLATASHAVTTQTMFVVYYKPRTSQFIVGLNKYLEAVKHRYSVGMRFKMNFEGEEIPEKRFTGTIVGVEDSSSQWKDSKWRSLKVQWDEPASVSRPDRVSPWDIEPFVASVATPLVPPMGVKNKRHRAHNEPKTSEPVPAAALAAWIPSTQFNPVIEGQSSDNPFSLHTSQTHSTTNSTFKAHEDGIWSASKVSASLNMLLDETEGSKSASPRPAFPSLASSQFGKQNDLLLPCLDDERKRDTITSCRLFGIDLKCPSFGSVNENPPLEPANNSDGSAEGCSGNTTSAGDSEDNSGLSRDTEDQKQEQLNLPPKEVHIKQISSTRTRTKVQMQGVAVGRAVDLTKLSGYDELLKELEEMFDIQEELHARNKWEIVFTDDEGDMMLMGDYPWPEFCNIAKRIFICSSQDMKSFSARTKSPSCLESETTTST; encoded by the exons ATGGAGAATAAAGGGTATTTTAATTCAAACCAGCAGCATCAGCAACACAATTTCTCAGCAGCTGAag TTTCAGGTGAAAATGAATTGTACCAAGAGTTATGGAGATTGTGTGCAGGTCCATTAGTTGATGTTCCAAAAAATGAAGAAAGGGTTTACTATTTCCCACAAGGTCACATGGAacaa TTGGAGGCATCAACAAATCAGGAGCTGAATCAGAGAATACCATTGTTCAATCTGCAACCAAAGATCCTTTGTCGCGTTCTTCACATTCAACTTCTG GCTGAGCAAGATACTGATGAGGTTTATGCGAAGATTGCTTTGTTGCCCGAAGCAGAG CAAGTTGAGCCGACTAGTCCTGATCCGTCCCTGCCCGAGCCTCCGAGGCCCAAAGTTCATTTCTTCTGCAAGGTTCTAACTGCATCTGATACGAGCACTCACGGTGGATTTTCCATTCTCAGGAAACATGCTAACGAATGCCTACCTCCCCTG GACATGAACCAAACGACTCCAGCACAGGAATTGGTCGCCAAGGACCTTCATGGCTTCGAGTGGCACTTTAAACATATATTTAGAG GCCAACCCCGGAGGCATTTACTTACCACAGGGTGGAGTACCTTTGTTTCCTCGAAGAGATTAGTTACAGGGGATTCTTTTGTATTCTTGAG GAGGGACAAAGGTGAAGTCCGAATAGGAATTAGACGACTTGCTCGCCAACCGAGCTCAATGCCACAATCAGTGATTTCAAATCAGAGCATGCACCTAGGAGTGTTAGCTACTGCATCTCATGCTGTGACGACCCAGACtatgtttgttgtttattacAAACCGAG AACAAGTCAGTTTATCGTAGGCCTAAACAAATATCTTGAGGCTGTTAAGCATCGGTATTCAGTTGGCATGAGATTCAAGATGAATTTTGAAGGGGAAGAGATTCCTGAGAAAAG ATTTACAGGTACCATAGTAGGAGTTGAAGATAGTTCCTCACAGTGGAAAGATTCAAAATGGCGATCATTGAAG GTTCAATGGGATGAGCCTGCATCTGTTTCAAGACCTGACAGAGTTTCTCCTTGGGACATTGAACCATTTGTGGCGTCAGTCGCTACTCCTCTCGTTCCACCAATGGGGGTGAAGAATAAAAGGCATCGAGCACATAACGAACCCAAAACTTCAG AACCTGTCCCTGCAGCTGCACTAGCCGCTTGGATTCCTTCAACGCAATTTAACCCCGTTATTGAAGGACAAAGTAGTGATAATCCATTTTCTTTGCATACTTCACAAACACATTCAACTACCAACAGTACTTTTAAGGCTCATGAAGATGGAATTTGGTCAGCTTCTAAAGTAAGTGCTTCTTTGAATATGCTTTTGGATGAGACAGAAGGCAGTAAAAGTGCTTCACCTCGGCCTGCTTTTCCAAGCTTGGCGTCCTCACAATTCGGAAAGCAGAACGATCTCCTGCTTCCTTGCCTAGACGATGAGAGAAAACGTGATACAATTACATCCTGTAGATTGTTTGGTATTGACTTGAAATGTCCCTCATTTGGTTCTGTTAATGAGAATCCGCCTCTAGAACCAGCCAACAATTCTGATGGCTCTGCTGAAGGGTGCTCTGGAAACACAACTTCTGCTGGTGATTCAGAAGACAACTCTGGCCTTTCAAGAGATACCGAAGATCAGAAGCAAGAGCAGCTGAATCTGCCACCAAAGGAGGTTCACATCAAGCAGATTTCTTCCACCAGAACTCGCACCAAG GTTCAAATGCAAGGCGTAGCTGTGGGACGTGCTGTGGATTTAACAAAACTGAGTGGATACGATGAGCTCCTAAAGGAACTCGAAGAGATGTTCGATATCCAGGAAGAGCTCCACGCACGAAATAAATGGGAGATCGTTTTTACAGACGATGAAGGTGATATGATGCTTATGGGCGATTATCCTTGGCC AGAGTTCTGCAACATCGCGAAGAGGATCTTCATTTGTTCTAGTCAAGACATGAAAAGTTTCAGTGCAAGAACCAAATCGCCATCTTGTTTAGAAAGTGAAACAACTACTTCAACATGA